CAATTCCTTTCCCCGAGAGGCATGTGGATCGAACCTGCAAGATTGAGAAGCGCTTTATCCTTGCAGGGCTCATCCGCCGCCGACTGTTGCGCGATGCCCCTCCGGCCGCAATAATTGGCGCACCCACCAATCACCCACTGTTCTGTTGTGTGCTCTCTCCTCTTCTGTTCTCGCCGTGCAAAGTTACACGACGGGCGTGGGCGCCCGCGAGCCGTCGTTTTCGTCATCAGCTTCAATGATTTTGCTTGCGCCCATCTGCAACTGCAATGCAGGTTCGATTAGATCTCTAGGCGGCGCAGGCAGTATGGAGACGACCCGTGCACAGGTGCGGCGGTCATGTCGCCCCCCCGATCGCACGAGATTCTGATTCGGCGTGTTCCTTGTTCTGTTCTGGAGAAGGAGGCCTCAGGTTTTCCGTCCGAGCGCCTGCCTCTCTGAATTATTGGCCCTGGATTCTGCAGACCTGAGCACTAACAGTCCAACACTACCTGATCAGTCAGGTTAGTTACGCTAAACTGGTACCAAAAGCgcctaatttttttatttctaaacCAAGGTGCTTATTGATGCCTCCAACAGTCGGTGAGTGGCAACCTTTTGCACAGTGCCCAGCACAAACTGTTCAAAAACGCTTCATTCATCACTGATATTTCTGCATGCCTCATCTCCTTGCATATATGCAGCCCTTCTTCATCCCATCCCTGAAAAAAGCAAAATGATTACATGTAACTTTGTGAAGATCGAACATCCTTGCTGCTGCGGTATCATGGCCGACAGACACCCAGCCTACATAGAGTGCTCGAGAGTAAAGCGAATGAAATCACTGCAGCAAAATTCCCTTTTCCCTCCAAAAGATCgccggcctctctctctctcttccctcctCCTCGGTCTGTCTATCCATATTCCTGCTCCCAAAGCTGGTGGTGGTCCCGAGCTCGCTTGCGTCCATTCTTTCCGGGCATCGCCATGCGTcccccgccacgccgccggggctatttatacccctccgCTCGCCCCCGCCATTCCTCATCACAAGCGAAGCAGAGCACACAAGAAGCAGCACTCCACCTTCTTCAGCCGCGCTACCTGCTTCCTTCCTCGCTCGTGATCACCGAGAGGATATGTCTTGCTGCGGCGGCAACTGCGGGTGCGGCTCCGGCTGCAAGTGCGGCAACGGATGCGGCGGGTAGGAATCTAATCGAACCTGGTATCATCATTTCGATCAATTCCATGGCGGAATCTGTAGCGGCTGATCGCCTGACGAATGTGTATGATCCGCGTGTATGCAGCTGCAAGATGTCCCCTGACGtggaggcctcctcctccaccaccaccaccatggtcatcgccgccgccagcagcaaGGCGTAAGTCGTGGGGAACGATCCTTTAATTTGTTTCGTCTCCGATTCGATCATCGCCGCTGCTGTGAGCCTGTGAATGTGATGGCACACCGTGACTGCCTGTGCGTGCGTGTGCAGGAGCTCCGGCGGGTTCGAGGCGGCCAccgagggcggcggctgcgactgCAACACCTGCAAGTGCGGCACCAGctgcggctgctcctgctgcagcTGCAACTGAGgcggccatgcgccgccgccatggagcacgaggaggaaggagaagcccCCGGCGTAGTATATAGTAGCAGCGCGTCTAAATAAGAACTTGCCAACTGCGCCATCCATCATCTATCGTGTCGTGTCGTGACATTCATGGTCGCCTGCCGTGTCTCAGCTGGGGTTGTCGATCTGAACGTCTCTGCTGATCGACGACGCATGCCGGTCGTCGATCTTAGCTTGTGTGTCCGTCCTCCTCGTGCACGCCACCTCTCCTTTAATATATGTATTTCAGAACTACCTGTGCGCCTCACTGCTTTCCTTCTTGCATCCGTGTGTTTGTGAGATGCTACCTGTTTCTGTTTGCTCCTGATTCCTGAATGCCTTGTTGAAACAACAAGTACTATATATGCAAACACTGAAGAGAACAGCATGTGGACAGAGAAAACAGTTTCTCTGATCAGACCATGGACAGCCATCTGAAGAAACAGAAACCAGGATCACGTTTGTGTTTCCCTGATCGTGCATGTGCAAACTCCTTTCAGCAGTAAGGCACTATCACAAATTTTGAGGGCAGAGGAGAATCTGAAGAGAAACAGGCAGCTATGTTTATGTGCAATCATGAATCATCGTCTGACGATTGTCAGAAGGCAGCATTACAAAAATGCCCCGGATGTGCGGCTTTGTTTAGTTCcctttaaaattccaaaactttataaaatttcttatcacatcgaattttttaatacatgcatgaaatattaaatgtagttaaataaaataactaattacacaatttatctgtaatttgcgagacgaatcttttgaacctaattaatctatgatgggataataattactaaatacaaataaaaatactacaatattttacatccaaaattttttagatctaaagaCT
The nucleotide sequence above comes from Panicum virgatum strain AP13 chromosome 3K, P.virgatum_v5, whole genome shotgun sequence. Encoded proteins:
- the LOC120697222 gene encoding metallothionein-like protein 2C, with translation MSCCGGNCGCGSGCKCGNGCGGCKMSPDVEASSSTTTTMVIAAASSKASSGGFEAATEGGGCDCNTCKCGTSCGCSCCSCN